In Streptomyces hawaiiensis, one genomic interval encodes:
- the glpK gene encoding glycerol kinase GlpK, which yields MTDAHTAGPFIAAIDQGTTSSRCIVFDRDGRIVSVDQKEHEQIFPKPGWVEHNANEIWTNVQEVVAGAIQKAGITRDDIKAIGITNQRETTVLWDKNTGEPVHNAIVWQDTRTDALCRELGRNVGQDRFRRETGLPLASYFAGPKARWLLDNVDGLKERAEAGDILFGTMDSWVIWNLTGGADGGKHVTDVTNASRTMLMNLHTMQWDDKICESIGVPKQILPEIRSSAEVYGEITGGKLGDLLGGIPVASALGDQQAALFGQTCFAEGETKSTYGTGTFMVMNTGDKIINSYSGLLTTVGYKIGDQKTVYALEGSIAVTGSLVQWMRDQMGLISTAAEIETLALSVEDNGGAYFVPAFSGLFAPYWRSDARGVIAGLTRYVTKAHLARAVLEATAWQTREIADAMTKDSGVELAALKVDGGMTSNNLLMQTLADFVDAPVVRPMVAETTCLGAAYAAGLAVGFWNSTDDLRANWRRAAEWTPRMDAETRAREYKSWLKAVERTMGWLEDEE from the coding sequence GTGACCGACGCGCACACCGCCGGCCCTTTCATCGCCGCCATCGACCAGGGCACCACCTCCAGCCGCTGCATCGTCTTCGACCGGGACGGCCGGATCGTCTCCGTCGACCAGAAGGAGCACGAGCAGATCTTCCCGAAGCCGGGCTGGGTCGAGCACAACGCCAACGAGATCTGGACCAACGTCCAGGAGGTCGTCGCCGGGGCCATCCAGAAGGCCGGCATCACCCGCGACGACATCAAGGCCATCGGCATCACCAACCAGCGCGAGACCACCGTTCTGTGGGACAAGAACACCGGTGAGCCCGTCCACAACGCCATCGTCTGGCAGGACACCCGCACCGACGCCCTGTGCCGCGAGCTCGGCCGCAACGTCGGCCAGGACCGCTTCCGCCGCGAGACGGGCCTGCCGCTGGCCTCCTACTTCGCCGGTCCGAAGGCCCGCTGGCTGCTCGACAACGTCGACGGTCTCAAGGAGCGCGCCGAGGCGGGCGACATCCTCTTCGGCACCATGGACAGCTGGGTCATCTGGAACCTGACCGGCGGTGCCGACGGCGGCAAGCACGTCACGGACGTCACCAACGCCTCGCGCACCATGCTCATGAACCTGCACACCATGCAGTGGGACGACAAGATCTGCGAGTCCATCGGCGTCCCGAAGCAGATCCTGCCCGAGATCCGCTCCTCCGCCGAGGTCTACGGCGAGATCACCGGCGGCAAGCTGGGCGACCTGCTCGGCGGCATCCCGGTCGCCTCCGCGCTCGGCGACCAGCAGGCGGCCCTGTTCGGCCAGACCTGTTTCGCCGAGGGCGAGACCAAGTCGACCTACGGCACCGGCACCTTCATGGTGATGAACACCGGTGACAAGATCATCAACTCCTACAGCGGCCTGCTGACCACCGTCGGCTACAAGATCGGCGACCAGAAGACGGTCTACGCCCTCGAAGGCTCGATCGCCGTCACCGGTTCGCTGGTGCAGTGGATGCGCGACCAGATGGGCCTGATCTCCACCGCCGCGGAGATCGAGACTCTCGCCCTGTCGGTCGAGGACAACGGCGGCGCCTACTTCGTGCCGGCCTTCTCCGGCCTGTTCGCCCCGTACTGGCGCTCCGACGCCCGCGGTGTGATCGCCGGCCTGACCCGGTACGTCACCAAGGCGCACCTGGCGCGTGCCGTCCTGGAGGCCACCGCCTGGCAGACGCGCGAGATCGCCGACGCCATGACGAAGGACTCCGGCGTGGAGCTGGCCGCCCTGAAGGTCGACGGCGGCATGACCTCCAACAACCTGCTGATGCAGACGCTCGCCGACTTCGTGGACGCCCCCGTGGTGCGCCCGATGGTCGCCGAGACCACCTGCCTCGGCGCCGCCTACGCCGCCGGTCTCGCCGTCGGCTTCTGGAACAGCACCGACGACCTGCGCGCCAACTGGCGGCGGGCCGCCGAGTGGACCCCCCGCATGGACGCGGAGACCCGCGCCCGTGAGTACAAGAGCTGGCTCAAGGCCGTCGAGCGGACCATGGGCTGGCTCGAGGACGAGGAGTAA
- a CDS encoding glycerol-3-phosphate dehydrogenase/oxidase has product MTTKSTLQSVPALGTHPAFGSNPSRAETREQLSKASYDLLVIGGGILGISTAWHAAQSGLRVALVDAGDFAGATSSASSKLLHGGLRYLQTGAVKLVAENHFERRAVSRQVAPHLANPLTFYLPVYKGGPHGAAKLGAGVFAYSALSAFGDGVGHLLSPAKAAQDVPELRTENLKAVAVYGDDQMNDARMALMTVRGAVEAGAVVLNHAEVTGLRFTQGRVTGAELKDRLSGDEFGVSARLVLNATGPWVDHLRKMEDQNAAPSIRLSKGAHLVLKRTSPWKAALATPIDKYRITFALPWEDMLLLGTTDEEFEGDPADVSVTDKDISQILDEAAFSVRDQQLDRDLITYAFAGLRVLPGGPGSTAKAKRETVVTEGRGGMLSVAGGKWTTFRHIGRTIMKKLEALPGHPLGDDFEPISALPKKLPLPGIANPRAVAHRLLTDRPAPGPRMAADTARHLATHYGSLAFDIARLANESPELAERVHPDAPEIWAQVVWARDHEWAETQDDVLRRRTTLTIRGLATDDVRAKVQDLLDKK; this is encoded by the coding sequence ATGACCACCAAGTCCACCCTGCAGTCCGTGCCTGCCCTGGGGACGCACCCGGCCTTCGGCTCGAACCCGAGCCGAGCCGAGACCAGGGAGCAGCTCTCCAAGGCGTCGTACGACCTTCTCGTGATCGGCGGCGGCATCCTGGGCATCTCCACCGCCTGGCACGCCGCGCAGTCCGGCCTCAGGGTGGCTCTGGTCGACGCCGGCGACTTCGCCGGCGCCACGTCCTCCGCCTCCTCCAAGCTGCTCCACGGGGGTTTGCGCTACCTGCAGACCGGCGCGGTGAAGCTGGTGGCGGAGAACCACTTCGAGCGCCGTGCGGTCTCTCGCCAGGTGGCTCCCCACCTGGCGAACCCGCTCACGTTCTACCTCCCCGTGTACAAGGGCGGGCCGCACGGCGCGGCGAAGCTCGGCGCGGGCGTCTTCGCCTACTCCGCGCTCTCCGCGTTCGGTGACGGCGTCGGGCACCTGCTCTCGCCGGCCAAGGCCGCGCAGGACGTGCCGGAGCTGCGCACGGAGAACCTCAAGGCCGTGGCCGTCTACGGCGACGACCAGATGAACGACGCCCGCATGGCGCTGATGACGGTCCGCGGGGCCGTCGAGGCGGGGGCGGTCGTCCTCAACCACGCCGAGGTGACCGGCCTGCGCTTCACCCAGGGCCGCGTCACCGGCGCCGAGCTGAAGGACCGCCTGTCCGGCGACGAGTTCGGCGTCAGCGCCCGGCTCGTGCTGAACGCGACCGGCCCCTGGGTCGACCACCTGCGGAAGATGGAGGACCAGAACGCGGCGCCGTCCATCCGCTTGTCGAAGGGCGCGCACCTGGTCCTCAAGCGCACCTCCCCCTGGAAGGCCGCGCTCGCGACCCCGATCGACAAGTACCGCATCACCTTCGCCCTCCCCTGGGAGGACATGCTGCTGCTCGGCACCACCGACGAGGAGTTCGAGGGCGACCCGGCGGATGTCTCGGTCACCGACAAGGACATATCCCAGATCCTCGACGAGGCCGCCTTCTCGGTCCGCGACCAGCAGCTGGACCGCGACCTCATCACGTACGCCTTCGCGGGTCTGCGCGTGCTGCCGGGCGGCCCCGGCAGCACCGCCAAGGCCAAGCGCGAGACGGTGGTCACCGAGGGCCGGGGCGGCATGCTGTCCGTCGCGGGCGGCAAGTGGACCACCTTCCGCCACATCGGCCGGACGATCATGAAGAAGCTGGAGGCGCTGCCGGGCCACCCGCTGGGCGACGACTTCGAGCCGATCAGCGCGCTGCCGAAGAAGCTGCCGCTGCCCGGCATCGCCAACCCGCGCGCGGTCGCCCACCGGCTGCTCACCGACCGGCCGGCGCCCGGCCCGCGCATGGCGGCCGACACGGCCAGGCACCTGGCCACGCACTACGGCTCGCTGGCCTTCGACATCGCCCGCCTGGCCAACGAGAGCCCCGAACTCGCCGAGCGCGTCCACCCCGACGCCCCGGAGATCTGGGCGCAGGTCGTCTGGGCCCGGGACCACGAGTGGGCCGAGACGCAGGACGACGTGCTGCGCCGCCGCACGACGCTGACGATCCGCGGCCTCGCCACCGACGACGTGCGGGCCAAGGTGCAGGACCTGCTCGACAAGAAGTAG
- a CDS encoding FadR/GntR family transcriptional regulator, which produces MAVTDEAIEKIKGMIVSGALRPGDRLPKESELAADLGLSRNSLREAVRALSLIRILDVRQGDGTYVTSLDPQLLLEALSFVVDFHRDDTVLEFLAVRRILEPAATAMAAVRISEQQLDALTAQLDKLGENPSVEDLVACDLEFHRGIVHSSGNSVLCSLLDGLSGPTTRARIWRGLTQEDAVARTLREHRAILAALRDRDAEAARSWATVHIASVEQWLRSTL; this is translated from the coding sequence ATGGCAGTCACCGACGAGGCGATCGAGAAGATCAAGGGGATGATCGTCTCCGGCGCGCTGCGCCCGGGCGACCGGCTGCCCAAGGAGAGCGAACTCGCCGCCGATCTCGGGCTGTCCCGCAACTCCCTGCGGGAGGCCGTGCGCGCCCTGTCGCTCATCCGGATCCTGGACGTACGGCAGGGCGACGGCACGTACGTCACCAGCCTCGACCCGCAACTGCTGCTGGAGGCGCTGAGTTTCGTCGTCGACTTCCACCGCGACGACACGGTCCTGGAGTTCCTGGCCGTACGCCGCATCCTGGAGCCGGCCGCGACCGCGATGGCGGCCGTGCGGATCAGCGAGCAGCAGCTGGACGCGCTGACGGCCCAGCTGGACAAGCTCGGCGAGAACCCGTCCGTGGAGGATCTGGTCGCCTGCGACCTGGAGTTCCACCGGGGCATCGTGCACAGCTCGGGCAACTCCGTGCTGTGCTCGCTGCTCGACGGGCTGTCGGGCCCCACCACCCGGGCCCGGATCTGGCGCGGCCTCACGCAGGAGGACGCCGTCGCCCGCACCCTGCGCGAGCACCGTGCGATCCTCGCCGCCCTGCGCGACCGGGACGCCGAGGCGGCGCGCTCGTGGGCGACCGTGCACATCGCGAGTGTGGAGCAGTGGCTGCGCTCCACGCTGTGA
- a CDS encoding PAC2 family protein yields MIELEGVPELIDPVMVAAFEGWNDAGDAASTAVAHLDREWKGEVFAALDAEDYYDFQVNRPTVFMEAGVRKITWPTTRLSVVRVGGEKPRDLVLVRGIEPSMRWRSFCNELLGFAHELGVELVVVLGALLGDTPHTRPVPISGTTSDPDLARRMDLEETKYEGPTGIVGVLQEACTHAGVPAVSLWAAVPHYVSQPPNPKATLALLNRLEDLIDVRIPLGELPEDARAWQVGVDQLAAEDSEVAEYVQSLEEARDTAELPEASGEAIAREFERYLRRHDGGGPPAAGGHATADGSDSTSYLRDNPSGRTRPPKPGTDDDESSED; encoded by the coding sequence GTGATCGAGCTCGAGGGGGTTCCCGAGCTGATCGACCCGGTCATGGTGGCCGCGTTCGAGGGCTGGAACGACGCCGGCGACGCCGCCTCCACCGCGGTCGCGCATCTGGACCGGGAATGGAAGGGCGAGGTGTTCGCGGCGCTGGACGCCGAGGACTACTACGACTTCCAGGTCAACCGCCCGACGGTGTTCATGGAAGCGGGCGTCCGCAAGATCACCTGGCCCACGACCAGGCTGTCGGTGGTCCGCGTCGGCGGTGAGAAGCCGCGTGATCTCGTCCTCGTGAGGGGCATCGAACCGTCCATGCGGTGGCGTTCGTTCTGCAACGAACTGCTGGGCTTCGCGCACGAACTGGGCGTGGAACTGGTGGTGGTGCTGGGCGCGCTGCTCGGTGACACCCCGCACACCCGTCCGGTTCCGATCAGCGGTACGACGTCCGACCCGGACCTGGCCCGCCGCATGGACCTGGAGGAGACCAAGTACGAGGGCCCCACGGGCATCGTCGGCGTCCTCCAGGAGGCGTGCACGCACGCGGGCGTCCCGGCCGTCTCGCTGTGGGCGGCGGTGCCGCACTACGTGTCGCAGCCGCCGAACCCGAAGGCCACGCTGGCCCTGCTGAACCGCCTGGAGGACCTGATCGACGTGCGCATCCCGCTGGGCGAGCTGCCCGAGGACGCGCGCGCCTGGCAGGTCGGCGTGGACCAGCTGGCCGCCGAGGACAGCGAGGTAGCCGAGTACGTCCAGTCGCTGGAGGAGGCCCGGGACACCGCCGAGCTGCCGGAGGCGTCCGGCGAGGCGATCGCCCGGGAGTTCGAGCGCTATCTGCGGCGCCACGACGGCGGCGGGCCGCCCGCGGCCGGCGGTCACGCCACGGCGGACGGCAGCGACAGCACGTCGTACCTGCGGGACAACCCCAGTGGCCGCACGCGCCCGCCGAAGCCGGGCACGGACGACGACGAGTCGTCGGAGGACTGA
- the mshC gene encoding cysteine--1-D-myo-inosityl 2-amino-2-deoxy-alpha-D-glucopyranoside ligase, whose amino-acid sequence MHAWPASEVPALPGQGRDLRIHDTATGGLVTLDPGPVARIYVCGITPYDATHLGHAATYNAFDLVQRVWLDTKRQVHYVQNVTDVDDPLLERAQRDGLDWAALAEKETALFREDMTALRMLPPRQYIGAVEAIPGIVPLVERLRDAGAAYELDGDVYFSVESDPHFGKVSNLDAAAMRLLSAERGGDPDRPGKKNPLDPMLWMAAREGEPSWDGGSLGRGRPGWHIECVAIALDHLGMGFDIQGGGSDLAFPHHEMGASHAQALTGEFPMAKAYVHAGMVALNGEKMSKSKGNLVFVSRLRHDGVDPAAIRLALLAHHYRADWEWTDQVLQDAVARLGRWRAAVSRPDGPPAEALVEEIRQALANDLDAPAALTAVDRWAALQERSGGTDIGAPGVVSRAADALLGVAL is encoded by the coding sequence ATGCATGCCTGGCCCGCTTCCGAGGTCCCCGCCCTGCCTGGTCAGGGCCGCGACCTGAGGATCCACGACACCGCGACCGGCGGTCTCGTCACCCTCGACCCCGGTCCCGTCGCCCGTATCTACGTCTGTGGCATCACCCCGTACGACGCCACGCACCTGGGACACGCGGCGACCTACAACGCGTTCGACCTCGTGCAGCGCGTGTGGCTCGACACCAAGCGGCAGGTTCACTACGTCCAGAACGTCACCGACGTCGATGACCCGCTCCTGGAGCGGGCGCAGCGCGACGGCCTCGACTGGGCCGCACTCGCCGAGAAGGAGACCGCCCTCTTCCGCGAGGACATGACGGCCCTGCGGATGCTGCCGCCGCGGCAGTACATAGGCGCCGTCGAGGCCATACCCGGGATCGTCCCGCTCGTCGAGCGGCTCCGGGACGCCGGCGCGGCCTACGAACTGGACGGGGACGTCTACTTCTCCGTCGAGTCCGACCCGCACTTCGGCAAGGTCTCGAACCTGGACGCCGCCGCGATGCGGCTGCTGTCCGCCGAGCGCGGCGGCGACCCGGACCGCCCCGGCAAGAAGAATCCCCTCGACCCGATGCTGTGGATGGCGGCCCGCGAGGGCGAGCCCAGCTGGGACGGCGGCTCGCTCGGGCGCGGACGGCCCGGCTGGCACATCGAGTGCGTGGCCATCGCCCTCGACCACCTCGGCATGGGCTTCGACATCCAGGGCGGCGGCTCCGACCTCGCCTTCCCGCACCACGAGATGGGCGCCTCGCACGCCCAGGCCCTCACCGGCGAGTTCCCCATGGCCAAGGCGTACGTGCACGCCGGCATGGTCGCCCTGAACGGCGAGAAGATGTCCAAGTCCAAGGGCAACCTGGTCTTCGTCTCCAGGCTGCGGCACGACGGCGTCGACCCGGCCGCCATCCGGCTCGCGCTGCTCGCCCACCACTACCGCGCCGACTGGGAGTGGACCGACCAGGTCCTCCAGGACGCCGTCGCACGGCTCGGCCGCTGGCGGGCCGCCGTGTCCCGGCCCGACGGGCCGCCGGCGGAGGCACTCGTCGAGGAGATCCGCCAAGCCCTCGCCAACGACCTGGACGCCCCGGCGGCGCTCACCGCGGTCGACCGCTGGGCCGCGCTCCAGGAGCGGAGCGGCGGCACGGACATCGGCGCGCCCGGGGTGGTCTCCCGGGCGGCGGACGCGCTGCTGGGCGTAGCGCTGTAG
- a CDS encoding SCO1664 family protein, translated as MSAPERIPPRSVTPPPDAAELLARGELTVRGRIREASNAALYCTVSYDGEDAACVYKPVAGERPLWDFPDGTLAQREVAAYEVCEATGWGLVPPTVLRDGPYGEGMCQLWVEVAPEAELLALVDGEEPEPGWKAIGFAEVGQGRTALLVHADDERLRRLAVLDAVINNADRKGGHLLPTGDGRLFGIDHGVTFNAENKLRTLLWGWAGEPLTQEAADVLEGLRKGLAEGGTLTARLEPLITGAEIDATRARVAALLASGTHPEPSGEWPAIPWPPV; from the coding sequence ATGTCCGCGCCAGAACGGATACCGCCGCGGAGCGTGACACCTCCACCGGACGCCGCCGAGCTGCTCGCCCGGGGCGAACTGACCGTGCGCGGACGCATCCGTGAGGCCTCCAACGCGGCCCTGTACTGCACGGTGTCGTACGACGGCGAGGACGCGGCCTGTGTCTACAAGCCGGTCGCGGGGGAGCGGCCCCTGTGGGACTTCCCGGACGGGACGCTGGCCCAGCGCGAGGTCGCCGCGTACGAGGTCTGCGAGGCGACCGGCTGGGGCCTCGTGCCGCCCACCGTGCTGCGCGACGGCCCCTACGGCGAGGGCATGTGCCAGCTGTGGGTCGAGGTGGCGCCCGAGGCGGAACTGCTCGCCCTGGTCGACGGCGAGGAACCCGAGCCGGGCTGGAAGGCGATCGGCTTCGCCGAGGTCGGCCAGGGGCGCACCGCGCTGCTCGTGCACGCCGACGACGAACGGCTGCGGCGGCTCGCGGTCCTCGACGCGGTCATCAACAACGCCGACCGCAAGGGCGGGCACCTGCTGCCCACCGGGGACGGGCGGTTGTTCGGCATCGACCACGGGGTGACCTTCAACGCCGAGAACAAGCTGCGGACCCTGCTGTGGGGATGGGCGGGAGAGCCCCTCACCCAGGAGGCCGCCGACGTCCTCGAAGGCCTCAGGAAGGGCCTGGCCGAGGGCGGGACGCTCACCGCGCGGCTCGAACCGCTGATCACCGGCGCGGAGATCGACGCCACCCGCGCGCGAGTCGCCGCGCTGCTGGCCTCGGGGACCCACCCCGAGCCCAGCGGGGAGTGGCCGGCGATTCCCTGGCCGCCCGTGTAG
- a CDS encoding DUF3090 domain-containing protein: MSRQVFLYDHPERFVAGTVGLPGRRSFFLQASAGSRVTSVALEKTQVAALAERMDELLDEVVRRSGGSAHVPAVAPSDTDTAPLDTPIEEEFRVGTMALAWDGDEQLMIVEAQALVELDAESEEDLAEAEEQLLQDEENGPPMLRVRLTGAQARAFAKRALDVVNAGRPPCPLCSLPLDPEGHVCPRQNGYRRGA; encoded by the coding sequence GTGTCCCGTCAGGTGTTCCTCTACGACCATCCGGAGCGTTTCGTAGCCGGTACGGTCGGACTGCCCGGGCGCCGTTCGTTCTTCCTCCAGGCCTCCGCCGGCTCCCGGGTGACCAGCGTGGCCCTGGAGAAGACCCAGGTCGCCGCGCTCGCCGAACGCATGGACGAACTGCTCGACGAGGTCGTACGCCGTAGCGGCGGCAGCGCCCACGTCCCCGCCGTCGCACCGTCGGACACCGACACCGCCCCGCTGGACACCCCCATCGAGGAGGAGTTCCGGGTCGGCACCATGGCGCTCGCCTGGGACGGCGACGAGCAGCTCATGATCGTCGAGGCGCAGGCGCTCGTGGAGCTCGACGCGGAATCCGAGGAGGACCTCGCCGAGGCCGAGGAGCAGCTGCTCCAGGACGAGGAGAACGGGCCCCCGATGCTGCGGGTCCGGCTCACCGGCGCGCAGGCCAGGGCCTTCGCCAAGCGCGCTCTCGACGTCGTCAACGCCGGGCGGCCGCCGTGCCCGCTGTGCAGCCTCCCGCTCGACCCGGAAGGACACGTATGTCCGCGCCAGAACGGATACCGCCGCGGAGCGTGA
- a CDS encoding histidine phosphatase family protein, which translates to MPTLILVRHGRSTANTEGLLAGWTPGVALDERGAAQAAALPGRLAELPLAEIVTSPLQRCRETIRPLLEARPDLSPHTDERIGECHYGDWSGRKLAELTDEPLMEVVQAHPSAAAFPGGESMRAMQTRAAEAVREWNARVERDHGADAVYLMCSHGDIIKSLVADALGLHLDLFQRISVEPCSITAIRYTRLRPFLVRLGDTGDFTTLVPREEPPGGEAEVGGGAGAP; encoded by the coding sequence ATGCCCACGCTGATCCTGGTCAGGCACGGACGCTCCACCGCCAATACAGAGGGACTGCTCGCCGGCTGGACGCCCGGTGTCGCCCTCGACGAGCGCGGCGCCGCGCAGGCCGCCGCGCTCCCCGGGCGGCTGGCCGAACTGCCCCTCGCCGAAATCGTCACCAGCCCGCTCCAACGCTGCCGGGAAACCATCCGGCCGCTGCTCGAGGCCCGGCCGGACCTGAGCCCGCACACCGACGAGCGCATCGGCGAGTGCCACTACGGCGACTGGTCCGGCCGCAAGCTCGCCGAGCTGACGGACGAGCCCCTGATGGAGGTGGTGCAGGCGCACCCCTCCGCGGCGGCGTTCCCCGGCGGGGAGTCCATGCGGGCCATGCAGACGCGCGCCGCCGAGGCCGTACGCGAGTGGAACGCGCGCGTGGAGCGCGACCACGGAGCCGACGCCGTCTACCTGATGTGCTCGCACGGCGACATCATCAAGTCGCTCGTCGCGGACGCACTCGGACTTCACCTGGACCTCTTCCAGCGGATTTCCGTCGAACCGTGTTCCATCACCGCGATCCGCTACACACGACTGCGTCCGTTTCTCGTCCGGCTCGGCGACACCGGCGACTTCACGACCCTCGTGCCGCGCGAGGAACCGCCGGGCGGCGAGGCCGAAGTCGGGGGTGGTGCGGGCGCACCGTGA
- a CDS encoding magnesium and cobalt transport protein CorA — protein sequence MIVDCAIYREGQRTEGPEDLSDALGEARTAGGFVWIGLHEPTEGEFDHVTREFGLHPLAVEDALKAHQRPKLEVYDDSLFVVLKPVAYEPQSDTVSSGEIMIFLGDSFVVTVRHGEGSPLKAVRHRLEQEPELLVKGPTAVLYAVADATVDHYLDVATELQTDLEGLEAEVFSPDGGGSRNTASRIYDFKRQVLEFRRATGPLAPPMSRLAGTASSGVTVPFVDDRARPFFRDVSDHLTRVNESVENLDRLVSDILSAHLAQMSVRQNDDMRKISAWAAMAAIPTMLAGIYGMNFEHMPELRWVWSYPALLVLMAGLEVMVFRLFKRRGWL from the coding sequence GTGATCGTCGACTGTGCCATCTACCGCGAGGGACAGCGGACGGAAGGGCCCGAGGACCTCTCCGACGCCCTGGGTGAGGCCCGCACGGCGGGCGGGTTCGTGTGGATCGGGCTGCACGAGCCGACGGAAGGCGAATTCGACCATGTGACCCGGGAATTCGGGCTGCACCCGCTGGCCGTCGAGGACGCCCTCAAGGCCCACCAGCGACCCAAGCTGGAGGTGTACGACGACTCGCTCTTCGTGGTGCTCAAGCCGGTGGCGTACGAGCCGCAGAGCGACACCGTCTCCTCCGGCGAGATCATGATCTTCCTGGGCGACTCGTTCGTGGTGACCGTCCGGCACGGCGAGGGCTCCCCGCTCAAGGCCGTGCGCCACCGGCTGGAGCAGGAGCCGGAGCTGCTCGTCAAAGGCCCCACGGCCGTGCTGTACGCGGTCGCCGACGCCACGGTCGACCACTATCTGGACGTGGCGACCGAGTTGCAGACCGACCTGGAGGGGCTGGAGGCCGAGGTGTTCTCGCCGGACGGCGGGGGCTCACGGAACACGGCGTCCCGGATCTACGACTTCAAGAGGCAGGTCCTGGAGTTCCGCCGGGCGACCGGCCCGCTGGCCCCGCCGATGAGCCGGCTGGCGGGCACGGCGTCGTCCGGGGTGACCGTGCCGTTCGTGGACGACCGGGCCCGGCCGTTCTTCCGCGACGTCAGCGACCACCTCACGCGCGTGAACGAGTCCGTGGAGAACCTGGACCGGCTGGTGTCGGACATTCTCTCGGCGCACCTGGCGCAGATGAGCGTCCGGCAGAACGACGACATGCGGAAGATCTCCGCGTGGGCGGCCATGGCCGCGATCCCCACGATGCTCGCGGGGATCTACGGCATGAACTTCGAGCACATGCCCGAGCTGCGCTGGGTCTGGTCCTATCCGGCGCTGCTGGTGCTGATGGCCGGGCTGGAGGTGATGGTGTTCCGGCTGTTCAAGCGCCGGGGCTGGCTGTAG